A window of Candidatus Bathyanammoxibius amoris genomic DNA:
CTGCTAAACGGCACGGCGTTATTGCTCAGGTCAATCATGTCCGCATAGGCGCGGTTTACGTCTGGGGTATAATAAAACATCAACAGGACGCCCGTCAGGGCCTCGAATAAAAAGATGAAGAAGGTCAAACCACCCAGGCAGAAAGTAAAACTTATTTTTGCACTGTTCTTTTTTACCGTAAGCGGGTGAATGTGCATCCATACGTTGCCAACTATATGGAGCACACGGTTCCGGGACGTGTCAACGTATCCATGCCTGAATACCGACTTCCAGATATCACTTTTCGTAATGGATTCTTTGGCCTTATTAAGGTCAGGGAGCATGCCCTACTCCTTATTAAATAGTCAATGCCAACTCGCGCTCTATTATCTGGCTCGTGTCCACCATCAATTTACCGTTATCGGAGACGTGCATCTCGAAGTGGTACAGGGGTCTGGGGGCCGGCCCCGCGAAGTTCACACCGTCCCTATAATATTTGCTGCCGTGACACGGACACTCAAAGACACCCTTCGCTTCCGTCCAGTGCACCGCACAACCCAGGTGTTGGCATATCATCGAGATGGCGCTAAAACTATTACCCTCCCTTACGATAAACACCCTCCTGGCCTTAATTGTCACCACACTATGGTCAGGAAAGTCGGCCGGGTATCCCACGGGGAATTTCTTTGAGGGTTCAAACAGCACCTTCGGGATGAAAAAACCCGTAAAACTCATCATCTTTGCCGCAAACGCCAGAGTCGTGCCCAGAAAAATGGCCCATCCGGCATATATAAAAAAACTGCGACGGGTCGTCCAGGTAGTTACAAGATCCCCTTTTCCCAGGACCTCCCTCCTTTTTGCCCCCGTAATATCTTCTACAGTCATGGCAACCTCTCCAGCTTTCGCCCCTTAAATACATAAAGATATTGAGCTAAGAGATGTCGTACGTACACCATTAATCAAGTCACGACGCAATTGCCATACCGTTTTCATTTTCTTCCATTAAAGAAACGTGTCCAGTATCCCCACTAACCTTAATAACGTACCCATCATAGTAGCAAAAAAGCACTTAAGAAAATTGGCAAAATCAGACAAATTGCAACACAATACGCGCTTTCTGAAGCACGTTACATATAATAGACAAAAGGGGCATCATAAGACAGAAGTTTATTTTTGTCAGGTAGTTACATTTGTGCACCCAAGTACACGCCTTTGTGTACCCAAGTGTTCGCTCAGCAGCAGGCAAATACCCTTGTAATCACACTCACATTGGGCTATCTTGGGCCTACAACCCCACATTTCCATATTATAGGAACAAAAGTGAAAAAAGACCCCCCACCCGGAGCGGAAGAACACCACTTTTCGCCCAGACCGAACCAGGCCCACCTTATTAACTGGCATTTCTGGGACGATGACGCCTTTAACCGGGCCCGGAAGGAAGATAAACCCGTCTTTTTGAGCATAAGCGCAACGTGGTGTCACTGGTGCCACGTATTCGACGAGACCACTCTGTCAGACACGGAAGTAATCAAGCTCCTTAACCGGGAATTTATACCCATCAGGGTCGACGCCGACAAAAACCCGCATATACAAAACCGCTACCTGTCGGGAGGCTGGCCCACCAGCGCGTTTCTTACACCTACAGGCGACACCATCGCCAGCGGCACTTACATGAAACCCGACGATTTCAAGAAACTCGCCCAAAAGGTAAGCATGTACTATAAAGCCCACAAGGGAAAACTCTATGCCACAATCGCACATTCAAAGGTAAAGAAAAGCTTGGACAGAGAGAGCCGGCAGATACCGGAAGGCGAACCTGCAAAAGAGATAGCCGACCATGTGGTCGGCATTATTAAAGACATGTTCGACCCTGTTTACGGGGGCTTTGGTAACGAACCAAAATTCCCACAACAAGAGGCCATTGAGCTGCTACTCGCCGAATACCACACGTCCGGCGACAAAGAACTCCTGGATATGGCAACAAAAACCCTGGACAGTATGATGAAAAGCACCCTCTGGGATGAGGTCGAAAAGGGCTTCTTCCGTTACTCTACCAGAATGGATTGGTCAGTACCCCATTACGAGAAGATGCTGGAAGGTAACGCCGGATTTCTTAAGGACTATATCCTTGGCTACCAGGTCACGGGCAAAAAAGATTACCGACGGGTTGCCGAAGAAATCATTTCTTACGTCGACACCAGCCTGTCTTCCCCTGAAGGCGGTTTCTATGGCAGTCAGGACGCGGACGAAGAATATTATAAGCTGGACGGCAGGGAGAAAAAAACCCCTCCGAAGGTTGATACACACATTTACAGCAACTGGAACGGCCTGGTTATATCTCAATACATACGCGCCTATCAGGCCCTCGGCCGGAAGGCGTACCTCGACAGGGCCGTTAAAGCCCTGGAATACCTGACGGCCAGGGCACACAAGACCGGAACAGGCATGTACCACTATACAGTAAACGGTGAAGTAAAGTTAAGCGGGCTTCTTGTAGACCAGGTATATATGGCAGACGCCTTGATCTCCGCCTACGAGACCACTATGAACAGGAAATACCTGGAGACCGCGACAGGCATAATAAATCGCGCGATAAAGGATTTATGGGACCCGTGCCGGGGAGGTTTCTTTGACATCCCCGAAGAAAGCGCCCGTATAGGACATCTGGCTTTCCGGGAAAAACCCCTCTTAGAGAACGCCCAGGCCGTACGGGTCTTGAACAGGCTGTTCTATCTTACTGGCAAAGACAACTTTCACGAGTTCGCAGGTATGGCCCTGAAGACCTTCCTTAATAGTTATCGGGACTACTCCATACAGGCCGCCTCTTACGCCCTGGCTGTTATAGAGTATCTTAACCACCCCGTCCAGGTTACAATCATAGGCCCTAAAGAGGATGCGCGCACCCTGGCCCTGCATAACGAGGGCCTGCGGTTTTTCCTGCCGTGGAAGGTCATTCAGGTACTCGACCCGGAGACGGACCCCCTGCAATTAGGCCCCATAACGTATTCACCCGCGGAAGAACCCCTGGCCTACGGGTGTCGTGAGGGCGCCTGCTCTCCACCAATGCGCACCCCCGCGGAATTAAGGGACTTTATGAAGGGGAAACAATAGGACGTGAACCACTCGCAGTTCCCGCTCAACTTCACCCCAACATTTTACGCCATAACTATATAGCTGTGGGACAGGGATTTAGCAATTGACAATGACAGCCGCCTGGACTTAAAATGGAGTTTTTGCCGCCATGAATCCAAGTCAAACACTACAACAAGAAGATAAATTATCCGTCCTCAGGAAGTACAAGAAGTACGTAACAAAGGACGGCAGGGCTATCCTCTTTACCATCAAGTCGTGCCGCGGTGAGGAAGTAGATTGCCCCAACCTGCTTAACGCGCCCAGGCCGCTGGCCCGGAAGATTACAGAAAAGCTGGATGAACTGTCTTTCAATCAAAGGCTCTTTGATAAGATTCCCGCCAGGATACTGCCTCACATGACCTTCAAGATGGCTGTGGCCGGTTGCCCCAACGCCTGCTCCATGCCGCAGATAAAGGATTTTGGGGTAATCGCGCAGGAAAGTGTGGTCGTCGACACGGGCTGCGAATGCAACCTGTGCAAGAAGTGCCTCAAGGCATGCCGGGAGGGGGCCATAACCCTGAATGAAGACCGGACCGTTATCATCGACCAGGAAAAGTGCGTGGATTGCGGCCTCTGCGCCAGAGTCTGCCCCACAGGCTCCATAAAGATTGACAGGGTCGGATATGCAATCGTGCTGGGCGGCAAGGTGGGTAGGCACCCTCGCTTTGCGACAAAACTTGTGGACCTGGCGACGGAAAAACAGGTGTTAAAAGCCCTTGAGATATGCGCGGAAAGAATTTTGGCGGAAAAAGGGCGAAACCGCTACGGCTTCCTGAAAAAGGCGTCCTTCCACAGGGAACTCAGAGAGGCACTCGAAGAGGTGGCCTGACGCAGATAGTTATCCCATCCGCCGCCTTAGTATGACCAACATATACTCCAATGAAACTGGATAACGTAGACAAAAAGATACTGCAGCAGATACAGTCTGCCTTCCCCATCACCCCGAGACCGTTCCAGACCCTGGCCGAACAGCTCTCTCTGGAGGAGCCGGACGTGCTCAGGCGGATAAAGGCAATGGTGGAAAACAAGGTGATACGCAGGCTGGCGCCGATTATAGACAGCAAGGCCATGGGCAACACCGGCGGCCTGATGGCCATGAAGGTCCCCGAAGACCAGATAGAAGAGGTGGCGGAGTTGATAAACGCGTACTCAAGTGTCTCACACAACTACCTCAGAAAGGGTAGGAATAAGGACATCCCGTACAACATATGGTTCACAATGTCCGCCCCCGACGAGGAGGCACTGGGCAAAAATCTAGCGGAGATTGAGGATAAGACCGGACTGGTCGTAAGAAACCTGCCCACCACAAAAAAGTTTAAGATAGGCGTAAAATTCAACATATACCAGGGAGATTGACAAACACGCTTACAGGTAAACCATGGCCGACGAAACCGACATAAAACTGCTGAAACAGATACAGGACGGCATCCCGCTCACGGAAACGCCGTACCGGGACATAGCGTCCGCGCTGGGGCTCACCGAGGACGATGTAATCAGCCGGCTGGAAAGGCTTCTTGAAGAAAAGAAGATACGCCGCTTCGCCGCGTCCGTCGCCCACCGCAAGATAGGTATAACGTCAAACGCCATGACCGTCTGGCGTGTGCCGCCGGAGCGTGTCGACGAGGTCGGGCCCGTGATGGCAGCCTTCTCCGAGGTCACCCACTGCTACGAACGCCCCACCTTCCCCGACTGGCCGTACAACGTATTCACCATGATCCACGGCTACACCGACGGGGAGTGTGAACGCGTAATTGAGACCATAAAGGAAAAGACCGGACTCAGCGACTACGTAATCCTCTACAGCGAAAAAGAATTCAAGAAAACAGGGACAAGGATTTAATAAATAGACGAGGTAGAAAAGACTCCGCCTGCCATAGACATCTCCACCACATACCGGTACCATGTTTATCGTAATTGTTGTTCATCAATAATAAAGTTTGACAATGTCAGAAGACCCAAAGAAATATCTGAAACGAGGCGACAAGCTCTCTGATCAAAGTGATTATCACGCTGCCATACGGTACTACAACAGGGCGCTAAAAATCAAACCAAAGTACATCGAGGCATGGTATGGTAAAGGTTTAGCCTTGTACCACTTGGATAGCTATGATGAGGCCATTAAATACTTTGACAAAGTCATGAAGATTAAACCAAAGTATGCTCTAGCAGGGTTCGGCAAGTGTGCTGCCCTGTATCGGTTGGGCAGGTACGAGGAAGCTATTGAATACAACGATAAGGTATTGAAGATTACAGGCCCAAAACACCCCCTACCATGGTATGGCAAGAGTATAGCCCTGTATAAACTTGGCCGGTATAAAGAAGCAGAACAGGCAGCTAGAAAGGCGGCGAACTTAGGAGAAGATGTTCACGGATATGCTAACAACTGGGGAGATGTTCTTCTAAAGCTAAAGCAGTACGATGAGGCAGAGAACACATATCTTAGGGCCAACGAGCTTAAAGAGACGTGGCACTCTCATCTTGGACTAGCTAAGGTGTATATAGAACTTGGTGATGAACTTGGTGAAAAAGACCTTTACGAAGATGCCCTTGAGAACTTAAATAATATTCTCAAATTAGGCATTCCAGGAGACAAAGAAGACAAACTAGATTACTATTTTCAGAGGGGATATACGAATGCAAAGCTGGGGAACTGGAAAGAGGCGGAAAGGAATTTCCTGGAGTGTAAAGAAGACCCGAAGGCAAAGAGGAACATACGCAGGATAAAAAGTCGCCTCAAAGTCGATGGTCCCTCCTCAAGAAAACTCGTTTATGGAGGTTGGGCCCTTGCCGGTGTGTCCGTTGTTGTCTTAAGTATCTTTTGTGTGTTCTTCTTTATTAGTTCTAAGAACATTGATTCTGACCTTTTGAAGATAATAATACCAATATCTCTATTTTTTATCGCAGTAGGCGTCTGTCTACCTTACATCAGGTCATTAAAGGGTCCCGCAGGTATGGGATTTGAGAAAGAGATAAGTATCAGACCTGAATTTACACCACTCGAGCTCAAGCTTGAGTCACCGTCATTATAAAAATATTGTAGCTGCTCGATTTATCGAGCCATTTGTGTACGCCCCGTAAATAGGGCAACTACGGGTGGGGATTACCAGATTCTTCGCTGGCGCACAGGATGACAGTTAGCGGTGGCGTATTAACGGTGCGTCAAGAGTCACCATGCATAAACAATTATGACCCTACTTACCTGGAGTGTTTTTTTGCGTAGCGGATTATGACTTCTTCCTGTTCGGGGGTCTCGATGGAGCCGGGGCGTTTCTTGCGCACTTCTTTGACGGCGCTCTTGGCGCTGTAACCCCCGTGTACAAGGTAACATGCGAGCATGGTACCCGTCCTGCCGATACCCGCGTGGCAGTGCACCACCACCTTCTTGCCCATCTCTTTCATCCTGGTCGAGAACTCCACAAACTCGTCAATCTGTTCCAGAGAGGGTGCGGAAAGGTCTACAACGGGCACGTGCTTGTACTCAAAACCGAACTCCTCGAGAAGGGGCTTGTTGAGGGAATTCTCCGTGAGGGAGACTATGGCGTCTATGTCGTGTTCTTTGAGGAACTCAAAATCGCTTACCGTCGAGACCGGCATCGCCATGCCTGCTATCTCATCAGCCACAAGCCAGCTGAAATTCCTGGGCATACTTCCGACCTCAAATGATTACTTGCGTAACTACTCCCCAAGGGCCTTGAGGATGCCCCACTGCATTCTGTCTATCTCACCCTCGGAATACCTGCCCTGCCTCCAGCCGAAGTGAAACCCGTCGTCTTTGCGCCTCGGGATTATATGAAAGTGTACGTGAGGGACGGTCTGCCCGGCGCAGGGTTTGTTTGTCTGGAAGACGTTCAGGCCATCTGCTTCGGTGTACTCGGCAACGGCCCTTGCCAGCGCCGGTATCATCTCCGCCACCTTGCCCAGCTCCCTGCCGGGGATGTCCATTATCGTCTCATAGTGCTTTTTGGGTACAACAAGGATGTGGCCGTGGTTCACAGGGTTTATGTCCAGAAAGGCGAAGGCCTTTTTGTCCTCAATGAGCTTGACTGCCGGCAGCTCACCGTTGACAATCTTACAGAACGCGCACTCCTTCATTCCTTTTCTTCTTTCTTTCCGGTCTGCTCTTCAGGCTCTTTTTGCTCTTTCTGTGCCGCAGGCGCTTTTGCTTCTTTGGCCTTTTCTACCCTTGTCTCTTTCGCCCCGGCTTTAGCTTCTTTCTCTTTAGCCTCTACCTCTTTGGTCTCTATCTCTACAGTTTCAGCCTTTTGCCCTGCCGCCTTAGCCTTCGGCGCCTTTGCCCCGGCTTTTGTCGCCTCGGCCTTTGCGGCCTGTGGTCTCTTTCGCCCGGTCTTTTTGGTCTCTACCTTTGGCGCTTCGGCCTTTGGCTCGACCGCCTCTTCCTTCTTAGGCTCCTCACCCAGACCCTCAACCAGCTCGAAAATAACCCTGTCTGCGTTGTCACCAAGACGATTTCCCACCAGGCGAAGCTTCCTGTTTACTCCCCCCATCTTGTATTCCAGTACAGGGACCTTGCCGACCTTACCACCGGTAAGCACGCCCAACCTGCTCCCGGAGAGACGCATTATCCTGGTATAGCCCCCGTTTCTGGTCAAATATCTCTGCGCTATACCGCCGTCTTCCCGCCATTTCCCTTCGCCCACCAGCTTCTTCACCATCTCCTTGTCCCGCAGCCTTGACAAGATCATGCGGTAATAATGGACATAGGCGGCCTTGTCCGTATCTCTTTTCGAGACGGCTTTTCTCGCAAGGGTAATGAGCTTCTCTACAAACGGTTTTACCTCCTTGGCCTTGGGCAAGGTAGTGATAATTCTGCCATGGGTGAACAGGCTGGCCGCCAAGTTACGGCGCAAAGCGACCCTGTGGCTGGAGGTCCTGCTCAGATGTCTCCCTTTAACTCTATGTCTCATCCGAACTTACCTTTTCCTTCTTCTGCATGCCGAAACTCAGGCCGAGCTGGGCCAATTTCTTCTTGACCTCTTTGAGCGTCGTCCTTCCAAAATTCCTTATCGACAGCACCTCGTCTTCCGTGAGAGATATCAATTCTCCGATGGCCTTTATGTTTGCAGCCTCAAGACAGTTAGACGCGCGCACAGAGAGGTCGAGTTCCGTAACTGGTTTCTCCGACTGCGCCTGAAGTTCGTCTGTCACCTCTGCCTTCGACTCGGCCACGGCCTCCAGAGCAGGCTTCATGTCCAGGCGCGGCAGTTCGCGCCCTATTTCAAAAAGCTGTACAAACGGGTTAAGGTGTTTTCTTAATATCTTGGCTGCCTCTACCAATGCCATCTGCGGCGAGACGACACCGTTTGTCCAC
This region includes:
- a CDS encoding HIT family protein, encoding MKECAFCKIVNGELPAVKLIEDKKAFAFLDINPVNHGHILVVPKKHYETIMDIPGRELGKVAEMIPALARAVAEYTEADGLNVFQTNKPCAGQTVPHVHFHIIPRRKDDGFHFGWRQGRYSEGEIDRMQWGILKALGE
- a CDS encoding AsnC family transcriptional regulator; amino-acid sequence: MKLDNVDKKILQQIQSAFPITPRPFQTLAEQLSLEEPDVLRRIKAMVENKVIRRLAPIIDSKAMGNTGGLMAMKVPEDQIEEVAELINAYSSVSHNYLRKGRNKDIPYNIWFTMSAPDEEALGKNLAEIEDKTGLVVRNLPTTKKFKIGVKFNIYQGD
- a CDS encoding ubiquinol-cytochrome c reductase iron-sulfur subunit — its product is MTVEDITGAKRREVLGKGDLVTTWTTRRSFFIYAGWAIFLGTTLAFAAKMMSFTGFFIPKVLFEPSKKFPVGYPADFPDHSVVTIKARRVFIVREGNSFSAISMICQHLGCAVHWTEAKGVFECPCHGSKYYRDGVNFAGPAPRPLYHFEMHVSDNGKLMVDTSQIIERELALTI
- a CDS encoding 4Fe-4S binding protein, with protein sequence MNPSQTLQQEDKLSVLRKYKKYVTKDGRAILFTIKSCRGEEVDCPNLLNAPRPLARKITEKLDELSFNQRLFDKIPARILPHMTFKMAVAGCPNACSMPQIKDFGVIAQESVVVDTGCECNLCKKCLKACREGAITLNEDRTVIIDQEKCVDCGLCARVCPTGSIKIDRVGYAIVLGGKVGRHPRFATKLVDLATEKQVLKALEICAERILAEKGRNRYGFLKKASFHRELREALEEVA
- a CDS encoding DUF255 domain-containing protein; translated protein: MKKDPPPGAEEHHFSPRPNQAHLINWHFWDDDAFNRARKEDKPVFLSISATWCHWCHVFDETTLSDTEVIKLLNREFIPIRVDADKNPHIQNRYLSGGWPTSAFLTPTGDTIASGTYMKPDDFKKLAQKVSMYYKAHKGKLYATIAHSKVKKSLDRESRQIPEGEPAKEIADHVVGIIKDMFDPVYGGFGNEPKFPQQEAIELLLAEYHTSGDKELLDMATKTLDSMMKSTLWDEVEKGFFRYSTRMDWSVPHYEKMLEGNAGFLKDYILGYQVTGKKDYRRVAEEIISYVDTSLSSPEGGFYGSQDADEEYYKLDGREKKTPPKVDTHIYSNWNGLVISQYIRAYQALGRKAYLDRAVKALEYLTARAHKTGTGMYHYTVNGEVKLSGLLVDQVYMADALISAYETTMNRKYLETATGIINRAIKDLWDPCRGGFFDIPEESARIGHLAFREKPLLENAQAVRVLNRLFYLTGKDNFHEFAGMALKTFLNSYRDYSIQAASYALAVIEYLNHPVQVTIIGPKEDARTLALHNEGLRFFLPWKVIQVLDPETDPLQLGPITYSPAEEPLAYGCREGACSPPMRTPAELRDFMKGKQ
- a CDS encoding dual specificity protein phosphatase 23 gives rise to the protein MPRNFSWLVADEIAGMAMPVSTVSDFEFLKEHDIDAIVSLTENSLNKPLLEEFGFEYKHVPVVDLSAPSLEQIDEFVEFSTRMKEMGKKVVVHCHAGIGRTGTMLACYLVHGGYSAKSAVKEVRKKRPGSIETPEQEEVIIRYAKKHSR
- a CDS encoding AsnC family transcriptional regulator, with product MADETDIKLLKQIQDGIPLTETPYRDIASALGLTEDDVISRLERLLEEKKIRRFAASVAHRKIGITSNAMTVWRVPPERVDEVGPVMAAFSEVTHCYERPTFPDWPYNVFTMIHGYTDGECERVIETIKEKTGLSDYVILYSEKEFKKTGTRI
- the rplQ gene encoding 50S ribosomal protein L17, which gives rise to MRHRVKGRHLSRTSSHRVALRRNLAASLFTHGRIITTLPKAKEVKPFVEKLITLARKAVSKRDTDKAAYVHYYRMILSRLRDKEMVKKLVGEGKWREDGGIAQRYLTRNGGYTRIMRLSGSRLGVLTGGKVGKVPVLEYKMGGVNRKLRLVGNRLGDNADRVIFELVEGLGEEPKKEEAVEPKAEAPKVETKKTGRKRPQAAKAEATKAGAKAPKAKAAGQKAETVEIETKEVEAKEKEAKAGAKETRVEKAKEAKAPAAQKEQKEPEEQTGKKEEKE
- a CDS encoding tetratricopeptide repeat protein; its protein translation is MSEDPKKYLKRGDKLSDQSDYHAAIRYYNRALKIKPKYIEAWYGKGLALYHLDSYDEAIKYFDKVMKIKPKYALAGFGKCAALYRLGRYEEAIEYNDKVLKITGPKHPLPWYGKSIALYKLGRYKEAEQAARKAANLGEDVHGYANNWGDVLLKLKQYDEAENTYLRANELKETWHSHLGLAKVYIELGDELGEKDLYEDALENLNNILKLGIPGDKEDKLDYYFQRGYTNAKLGNWKEAERNFLECKEDPKAKRNIRRIKSRLKVDGPSSRKLVYGGWALAGVSVVVLSIFCVFFFISSKNIDSDLLKIIIPISLFFIAVGVCLPYIRSLKGPAGMGFEKEISIRPEFTPLELKLESPSL